A single window of Actinomycetota bacterium DNA harbors:
- a CDS encoding TVP38/TMEM64 family protein, with protein MPEDTNRHRAAWLRVAALVLILAVSALLVATSGPDITSARDTLQRLGWLAPVAGAALYAVLTVLMAPGAFLTAGVGVLFGTATGIVVALLGAIVGATVAFVIARHSTRTAVDRLLTGRGRAVDAWLSERGLIAVLTLRLVPLVPFSAANYAAGLTGISRRDYLIGTALGIVPGTVAYVAIGANITRPGDPQFIAAIVGLGALSVLGAVVLRRRTRD; from the coding sequence ATGCCTGAGGACACGAACCGCCACCGCGCGGCGTGGCTACGGGTCGCGGCCCTGGTGCTGATCCTGGCCGTCTCGGCGCTGCTCGTGGCCACGTCCGGTCCCGACATCACCAGCGCGCGGGACACCCTCCAGCGTCTGGGGTGGCTGGCGCCGGTAGCCGGCGCGGCGTTGTACGCCGTGCTGACGGTCCTGATGGCTCCCGGTGCGTTCCTGACGGCCGGCGTCGGGGTGCTGTTCGGTACTGCCACGGGGATCGTGGTGGCGCTCCTCGGCGCGATCGTCGGGGCCACGGTCGCCTTCGTCATCGCACGACACAGCACCCGTACCGCGGTCGACCGGCTGCTGACCGGCCGAGGCCGGGCGGTCGATGCGTGGCTCTCGGAGCGTGGCCTGATCGCGGTGTTGACGCTACGCCTCGTCCCCCTCGTGCCCTTCAGCGCGGCGAACTACGCAGCTGGCCTCACCGGAATCTCGCGCCGCGACTACCTCATCGGGACCGCCCTGGGGATCGTCCCGGGCACGGTCGCCTACGTCGCGATCGGGGCGAACATCACCCGTCCCGGAGATCCCCAGTTCATCGCGGCAATCGTAGGACTGGGCGCGCTGAGCGTGCTCGGGGCGGTGGTCCTCCGTCGCCGTACTCGGGACTGA
- a CDS encoding MFS transporter, with translation MVGLERTVVPLMAGPEFGVQSAVVTMSFIAAFGATKALANFLAGWLADRRGRRRLLIVGWLVALPVPVLLGLAPAWGWVVVANLLLGANQGLCWTMTLVMMSDIAGRPRRGMAIGVNESTGYVAIAVAALASVPLAEAYGARSTLAAGGLVVALGGLLLSRHAHETLDHARSAGPGEVERLDVRWRTLPARILVPRRDPQLAACYQAGLVTKINDAGVWGLVPLALAARGLPVGHVALVAGVYPLVWGLGQGLTGAMSDVVNRRPLIGGGMLIQAAGLATLATTSDLVLAVGASATMGLGTAFVYPTLLAAVRDIARGRWEASAFGAYRLWRDAGFVVGALGGGALAETASMTVALVTAAVVTAASGAATYVLLPRRLATLDDALVPGSAVADPADGPA, from the coding sequence ATGGTAGGTCTCGAGCGGACCGTGGTTCCGCTGATGGCCGGACCCGAGTTCGGCGTGCAGTCCGCGGTCGTCACGATGTCGTTCATCGCCGCGTTCGGCGCGACGAAGGCTCTCGCGAACTTCCTGGCGGGCTGGCTCGCCGACCGACGAGGCCGTCGGAGGTTGCTGATCGTTGGCTGGCTCGTGGCGCTGCCGGTTCCCGTGCTGCTCGGGCTGGCGCCCGCGTGGGGCTGGGTCGTGGTCGCCAACCTGCTGCTGGGCGCGAACCAGGGGCTGTGCTGGACGATGACGCTCGTCATGATGAGCGATATCGCCGGCCGGCCGAGGCGCGGGATGGCGATCGGGGTGAACGAGTCCACCGGATACGTCGCGATCGCGGTCGCCGCGCTGGCGTCGGTACCCCTCGCAGAGGCCTACGGTGCACGCTCCACCCTCGCGGCCGGCGGACTGGTCGTCGCACTGGGCGGACTGCTCCTGTCGCGTCACGCCCACGAGACCCTCGACCACGCCCGATCGGCCGGCCCGGGCGAGGTGGAACGACTCGACGTGAGATGGCGCACACTGCCGGCTCGGATCCTGGTGCCGCGACGCGACCCGCAACTGGCCGCGTGCTACCAGGCCGGTCTGGTCACGAAGATCAACGATGCCGGGGTGTGGGGGCTGGTGCCCCTGGCGCTGGCGGCACGTGGCCTTCCGGTCGGTCACGTCGCACTGGTGGCCGGGGTCTACCCACTGGTATGGGGCTTGGGACAGGGGCTGACGGGAGCGATGAGCGACGTCGTGAACCGGCGACCGCTGATCGGCGGCGGCATGCTCATCCAGGCGGCAGGCCTCGCCACGTTGGCTACCACGTCCGACCTCGTTCTGGCGGTCGGAGCCTCGGCAACCATGGGCTTAGGGACGGCCTTTGTCTACCCAACGCTGCTCGCTGCCGTCCGTGACATCGCCCGGGGCCGGTGGGAGGCTTCGGCGTTCGGCGCCTACCGCCTGTGGCGCGATGCTGGCTTCGTCGTAGGAGCTCTCGGTGGCGGCGCCCTCGCCGAGACCGCCAGCATGACCGTTGCACTGGTCACCGCCGCGGTGGTGACCGCCGCCTCGGGAGCCGCCACCTACGTGCTGTTGCCGCGCCGCCTCGCGACTCTCGACGACGCACTCGTGCCCGGATCAGCGGTAGCCGACCCCGCAGACGGGCCCGCGTGA